Proteins encoded by one window of Cyanobium sp. NS01:
- a CDS encoding alpha/beta hydrolase, which translates to MIKSLLAGLFVGAALTSSALPVSAAVDNDLPVRWNSGGAVWSTNQGAVDTYLETGDVTDRGLQGGLQNSGWTADEVRDGMKKTYDVDLVGVTRFLYSDDGVKFLKNQSTSYFPYWSMNTYAVQALRSAIIEDARDGEISSAGIMTALPTDMRLADFCGTYTGAQNVCAEGRCQGDAQCTSLLSWYVFLPACIQANQMADPVAEVRTTAPAPAPMAQPMPIRGLW; encoded by the coding sequence GTGATCAAGAGCCTGTTGGCCGGACTGTTCGTTGGTGCGGCCCTGACTTCTTCCGCCCTGCCCGTTTCAGCTGCTGTTGACAACGATCTGCCTGTTCGCTGGAACTCCGGTGGCGCCGTGTGGTCGACCAACCAGGGCGCTGTGGACACCTACCTGGAAACCGGCGACGTCACCGACCGCGGCCTCCAGGGCGGCCTCCAGAACTCCGGCTGGACGGCCGATGAGGTGCGTGACGGCATGAAGAAGACCTACGACGTGGACCTGGTCGGCGTCACCCGCTTCCTCTACTCCGACGACGGCGTCAAGTTCCTCAAGAACCAGTCCACCAGCTACTTCCCGTACTGGAGCATGAACACCTATGCCGTGCAGGCGCTGCGCTCGGCGATCATCGAGGACGCCCGCGACGGCGAAATCTCCTCGGCCGGCATCATGACCGCCCTGCCCACCGACATGCGCCTGGCTGATTTCTGCGGCACCTACACCGGCGCCCAGAACGTCTGCGCCGAGGGACGTTGCCAGGGTGATGCCCAGTGCACCTCCCTGCTCTCCTGGTATGTGTTCCTGCCGGCCTGCATCCAGGCCAACCAGATGGCCGACCCCGTGGCCGAAGTGCGCACCACGGCTCCCGCCCCCGCTCCGATGGCTCAGCCCATGCCCATCCGCGGCCTCTGGTGA
- a CDS encoding AAA family ATPase: protein MSDLFSHHGEQQRRALAPLADRLRPRVLEEFVGQEAILGPGRLLRRAIAADRVGNLILHGPPGTGKTTLARIIAGSTRAHFTSLNAVLSGVKDLRSAVEEARSRLEQHGLRTLLFVDEVHRFNTAQQDALLPWVENGTVTLIGATTENPYFEVNKALVSRSRLFRLQPLEAPQLRQLLERALRDPERGYGQLAVQLSPEAADHLVDVAGGDARSLLNALELAVETTPPGPEGTIPIDLAIAEESIQQRAVLYDKQGDAHFDTISAFIKALRGSDADAALFWLARMVEAGENPRFIFRRMLIAAGEDVGLADPQAVVVVEACAAAFERVGLPEGLYPLAQAALYLASTEKSNSVLGFFDALKCVRQANRQQVPAHLRDGNRDGEAFGDGIGYRYPHAYAEHWVAQQYLPDSLQGQLFWQPGGLGWEGGRRQRLQQRRAAQLAAAAENAAEGGEILSGSPEDPQLERWLQRQAGAEGARLDQLRRRFWAGARWQRHDRVLVLEAHSLLWALDPLEATPEGGVVMTVASEAERERLGAQLQVLDALRRPEILVVPPHHPTALLQALGAGASGRFEWIAARHPWRQASAPVLADWIGALVPLLSAGGQGRLLFSQPRLGPAEALQRSWPSGAPPAALARIVSAERQALAPSQPPLAAVEEILQEHGASVGRECWDEALQLSLDSGRIERWLAPESRYREGLRAQLGAAGAAAALETMATLLRQNLGRPLPQTLSHTLLLVEAPQGV from the coding sequence TTGAGCGACCTGTTCAGCCATCACGGTGAGCAGCAGCGCCGGGCCCTGGCGCCGCTCGCTGATCGCCTGCGCCCTCGGGTCCTGGAGGAGTTCGTGGGCCAGGAGGCGATCCTGGGGCCCGGGAGGCTGCTGCGGCGGGCCATCGCCGCCGACCGGGTGGGCAACCTGATCCTGCACGGCCCCCCCGGCACTGGCAAAACCACCCTGGCGCGGATCATCGCCGGCAGCACCCGCGCCCACTTCACCAGCCTCAATGCCGTGCTCTCGGGAGTGAAGGACCTGCGCAGCGCCGTGGAGGAAGCCCGCAGCCGACTCGAACAGCACGGCCTGCGCACCCTGTTGTTCGTGGACGAGGTGCACCGCTTCAACACCGCCCAGCAGGACGCGCTGCTGCCCTGGGTGGAGAACGGCACGGTGACCCTGATCGGCGCCACCACCGAAAACCCCTACTTCGAGGTGAACAAGGCCCTGGTGAGCCGGTCACGGTTGTTTCGACTGCAGCCGCTGGAGGCCCCCCAGCTGCGGCAGTTGCTGGAGCGGGCGCTCCGCGATCCTGAGCGAGGCTATGGCCAGCTGGCGGTGCAGCTCAGCCCCGAGGCCGCCGATCACCTGGTGGATGTGGCCGGTGGCGACGCCCGCAGCCTGCTCAATGCCCTCGAACTGGCGGTGGAGACCACCCCGCCTGGACCCGAGGGGACGATCCCGATCGATCTGGCGATCGCGGAGGAGTCGATCCAGCAGCGCGCCGTGCTCTACGACAAGCAGGGGGATGCCCACTTCGACACGATCAGCGCCTTCATCAAGGCACTGCGCGGCAGCGACGCCGATGCGGCCCTGTTCTGGCTGGCCCGGATGGTGGAGGCGGGGGAAAACCCCCGCTTCATCTTCCGGCGAATGCTGATCGCGGCCGGGGAAGACGTGGGCCTGGCCGATCCCCAGGCAGTGGTGGTGGTGGAGGCCTGCGCCGCCGCCTTCGAGCGGGTAGGCCTGCCCGAGGGCCTCTATCCCCTGGCCCAGGCCGCGCTCTACCTGGCCTCCACCGAGAAGAGCAACAGCGTGCTGGGGTTTTTTGACGCCCTCAAGTGCGTGCGCCAGGCCAACCGCCAGCAGGTGCCAGCCCATCTGCGCGATGGCAACCGCGATGGCGAGGCCTTCGGAGACGGCATCGGCTACCGCTATCCCCACGCCTACGCGGAGCACTGGGTGGCGCAGCAATACCTGCCGGACAGCCTGCAGGGACAGCTGTTCTGGCAGCCCGGGGGCCTCGGCTGGGAAGGGGGGCGGCGGCAGCGACTGCAGCAGCGCCGTGCCGCCCAGCTCGCCGCCGCCGCTGAGAACGCAGCCGAGGGGGGCGAGATCCTCAGCGGCAGTCCCGAGGACCCTCAGCTGGAGCGCTGGCTGCAGCGGCAGGCCGGGGCCGAGGGCGCCCGCCTGGATCAGCTGCGGCGACGGTTCTGGGCAGGGGCACGCTGGCAGCGTCACGACCGGGTGCTGGTGCTGGAGGCCCACTCCCTGCTGTGGGCCCTGGATCCGCTGGAGGCCACCCCCGAGGGCGGGGTGGTGATGACCGTGGCGAGCGAGGCCGAACGGGAGCGGCTCGGCGCCCAGCTGCAGGTGCTCGATGCCCTGCGCCGCCCCGAGATTCTGGTGGTACCGCCCCACCACCCCACAGCCCTGCTGCAGGCCCTCGGCGCCGGGGCCTCAGGGCGTTTCGAGTGGATCGCGGCGCGTCATCCCTGGCGACAGGCCAGCGCTCCGGTGCTGGCCGACTGGATCGGAGCCCTGGTGCCCTTGCTCAGCGCCGGTGGCCAGGGCAGGCTGCTGTTCAGCCAGCCACGGCTGGGGCCTGCGGAGGCACTGCAGCGCAGCTGGCCCAGCGGGGCCCCACCGGCGGCGCTGGCCAGGATCGTCAGCGCCGAGCGGCAGGCCCTGGCCCCCAGCCAGCCCCCCCTCGCAGCGGTGGAGGAGATCCTGCAGGAGCACGGAGCGAGCGTCGGCCGGGAGTGCTGGGACGAGGCCCTCCAGCTCAGCCTGGACAGCGGCCGCATCGAGCGCTGGCTGGCGCCTGAGAGCCGCTACCGCGAGGGCCTGCGGGCGCAACTGGGTGCGGCCGGCGCGGCGGCGGCCCTGGAGACGATGGCCACGCTGCTGCGCCAGAACCTGGGGCGGCCGCTGCCCCAGACCCTCAGCCACACCCTGCTGCTGGTGGAGGCACCCCAGGGCGTTTGA
- a CDS encoding efflux RND transporter periplasmic adaptor subunit, which translates to MLFSTGVIFAGCAQPPPPPPRVVGVAAVPVESAPFQDTVDTIGTLEALEEVSLATRVTGRIDRLLVREGQLVQQGQPILQLDQTQARAQLAATSEERDNLCIDFRRFDFLAAKGAASALQRDSFKARCLQANEDVKARQADLAFSNLQAPITGVVSDLEVRQGDVVQAGTPFTKVIRNDRLLMRIDIPAVQSARVRVGQAVTVRRPDASGTLVRGRIDFIDPVVTSSSQGLLVKAALPNPTGTLRTGLRLQTLVELDRQTLPAVPFAAVTQSSGQSFVYRLGTLSDLRRQPGKAPLEQLSKLPPSTRFALQTPVRLGPLQNNRYAVLEGVGPGAQVITTNLLNLRHGTPVKLN; encoded by the coding sequence GTGCTCTTCTCCACGGGCGTGATCTTTGCGGGCTGTGCCCAGCCACCGCCGCCGCCACCCCGGGTGGTTGGGGTGGCCGCTGTGCCAGTGGAGTCGGCGCCCTTCCAGGACACCGTCGACACCATTGGCACCCTGGAGGCCCTCGAGGAGGTGTCCCTGGCCACCCGCGTAACGGGCCGCATCGACCGCCTGCTGGTGCGGGAGGGGCAACTGGTCCAGCAGGGCCAGCCGATCCTGCAGCTTGACCAGACCCAGGCCCGCGCCCAGCTCGCCGCCACCAGCGAGGAGCGCGACAACCTCTGCATCGATTTCCGCCGCTTCGACTTCCTGGCTGCCAAGGGGGCGGCCAGTGCGCTGCAGCGCGACAGCTTCAAGGCCCGCTGCCTGCAGGCCAACGAGGATGTCAAGGCCCGTCAGGCCGACCTCGCCTTCAGCAACCTGCAGGCACCGATCACCGGCGTGGTCAGTGATCTGGAGGTGCGGCAGGGGGATGTGGTGCAGGCCGGCACCCCCTTCACCAAGGTGATCCGCAACGACAGGCTGCTGATGCGGATCGACATCCCGGCGGTGCAGTCGGCCCGGGTGCGGGTGGGCCAGGCCGTCACCGTGCGCCGCCCCGATGCCAGTGGCACCCTGGTGCGGGGCCGGATTGACTTCATCGATCCTGTGGTCACCTCCTCCAGCCAGGGCCTGCTGGTGAAGGCGGCGCTGCCCAATCCCACCGGCACCCTGCGCACCGGCCTGCGTCTCCAGACCCTGGTGGAGCTGGACCGTCAGACCCTGCCGGCGGTTCCCTTCGCGGCCGTCACCCAGTCGTCCGGCCAGAGCTTTGTGTATCGCCTCGGCACCCTCAGCGACCTGCGCCGCCAGCCCGGCAAAGCCCCCCTGGAACAGCTGAGCAAGCTGCCCCCCAGCACCCGCTTCGCCCTGCAGACCCCCGTGCGGCTGGGCCCCCTCCAGAACAACCGCTATGCCGTTCTGGAGGGGGTGGGGCCCGGAGCTCAGGTGATCACCACCAACCTGCTGAACCTGCGCCACGGAACCCCGGTGAAGCTCAACTGA